One Natrinema longum genomic window carries:
- a CDS encoding Tfx family DNA-binding protein, producing the protein MIDDIEELLAEIGFDSETSVLTYRQAQVLALRERDISQADIAAALGTSRANVSSIESSARENVAKARETVAFAEALRAPVRVRVPAETDLYDVPQMVYEACDEAGVKVDHTAPDLMKIVSDAAGAAVTGRQVSTPLIVGVTSEGMVRVRHQE; encoded by the coding sequence GTGATCGACGACATCGAGGAACTCCTCGCGGAGATCGGGTTCGATTCCGAGACGAGCGTGTTGACCTACCGGCAGGCACAGGTGCTCGCACTGCGCGAACGCGATATCTCACAGGCGGATATCGCCGCGGCGCTGGGAACTTCGCGGGCGAACGTCTCCTCGATCGAATCGAGTGCCCGCGAGAACGTCGCGAAAGCCCGCGAGACGGTCGCGTTCGCCGAAGCGCTGCGTGCGCCAGTTCGGGTTCGCGTCCCGGCCGAGACCGATCTCTACGACGTGCCACAGATGGTATACGAGGCCTGCGACGAGGCCGGCGTCAAGGTCGACCACACCGCGCCGGACCTGATGAAGATCGTCAGCGACGCCGCGGGGGCGGCCGTCACCGGCCGGCAGGTGTCGACTCCGCTGATCGTCGGGGTCACGTCGGAGGGGATGGTTCGCGTTCGACACCAGGAGTGA
- a CDS encoding SDR family oxidoreductase, giving the protein MDFELDGNSALVTAASSGLGFASARALAEEGANVAICGRDETRLEAARAELAETATGDVLAVQADLTDPDDVSGLVRETVEAFGGLDHVVTSSGGPPSTTFLETDEQDWYQAYDLLVMSVVWTIEEAHEHLLESDYGTITCITSRTVREVADGLLLSNSVRRGVIGLVKTVSREFAPEIRANAVLPGTIETPRIEELIEAGVERGTYEDYEDGLTAMASEIPMDRIGDPRELGDVVAFLSSPRASFVNGTEVPIDGGLLRS; this is encoded by the coding sequence ATGGACTTCGAACTCGACGGCAACAGCGCACTGGTGACCGCCGCCTCGAGCGGCCTCGGATTCGCGAGCGCACGGGCACTCGCCGAGGAGGGCGCGAACGTCGCGATCTGTGGTCGGGACGAGACGCGCCTCGAGGCGGCCCGCGCGGAGCTCGCGGAGACGGCGACGGGCGACGTTCTGGCCGTCCAGGCCGATCTCACCGACCCCGACGACGTGTCGGGGCTCGTTCGTGAGACGGTTGAGGCGTTCGGCGGCCTCGATCACGTCGTCACCTCCTCGGGAGGACCGCCGAGTACGACGTTCCTCGAGACCGACGAGCAGGACTGGTACCAGGCCTACGACCTGCTGGTGATGAGCGTCGTCTGGACGATCGAGGAAGCACACGAACACCTCCTCGAGTCCGACTACGGAACGATCACCTGCATCACCTCCCGGACCGTCCGGGAGGTCGCGGACGGCCTCTTGCTCTCGAACTCGGTCCGCCGGGGCGTGATCGGGCTCGTCAAGACGGTTTCGCGGGAGTTCGCGCCCGAGATCCGGGCCAACGCCGTCCTACCGGGAACGATCGAGACGCCCCGGATCGAGGAACTCATCGAGGCTGGCGTCGAGCGTGGCACCTACGAGGACTACGAGGACGGGCTGACGGCGATGGCGAGCGAAATCCCGATGGATCGCATCGGTGACCCCCGAGAACTCGGCGACGTCGTCGCTTTCCTCTCGAGCCCGCGGGCGAGTTTCGTCAACGGGACAGAGGTGCCAATCGACGGCGGACTGTTGCGGAGCTAG